Proteins found in one Rhodobacteraceae bacterium D3-12 genomic segment:
- the xdhA gene encoding xanthine dehydrogenase small subunit: MQVRTEIRFLLNGEERRLDSVKARDTLLDFLRNDQRLTGTKEGCAEGDCGACTVLVGRLTGGQLRYEPVNACIRFLASVDGCHVVTIEHLRGADGGLHPVQRAMVEHHGSQCGFCTPGIVMALYALWMEVPRPTEAQVEEALQGNLCRCTGYAPIIRAAMAAGEIAGPEGDPLLAERAEVAARLDALRDGARVALLDGYLPADVDDFAALYAEHETATIVAGATDVGLWVTKFLREISPAIFIGQLQGLQEIETQGGEIRIGAGVSYTDAAPVLCEAFAHLAPYWSRIAGWQVRNAGTVGGNIANGSPIGDTPPVLIALNARVVLRFGTERRELPLEAFFIEYGKQDRKKGEFVEAIVVPLPDAGVHHAAYKISKRRDEDISSVAAGFAVTVQGGRITAARLAFGGMAGVPKRAQAAEAALVGQAFDAASFEAAAKALAQDFEPLSDWRASAGYRMLAAQNLIRRFWAEKGAGDRAQLERESA, from the coding sequence ATGCAGGTGAGAACAGAGATACGGTTTCTTTTGAACGGAGAAGAACGCCGGCTGGATAGTGTGAAAGCGCGCGATACCTTGCTGGATTTTCTGCGCAATGATCAGCGGTTGACCGGCACCAAAGAGGGCTGCGCCGAAGGTGATTGCGGCGCCTGCACCGTGTTGGTGGGGCGGTTGACGGGCGGTCAGTTGCGCTATGAGCCGGTGAACGCCTGTATCCGGTTTCTGGCGAGCGTGGATGGCTGCCATGTGGTGACGATTGAGCATCTGCGCGGCGCAGATGGCGGGTTGCACCCGGTGCAGCGCGCGATGGTGGAGCATCATGGCAGCCAGTGCGGGTTTTGCACGCCGGGCATTGTGATGGCGCTTTATGCGCTGTGGATGGAGGTTCCACGCCCGACAGAGGCGCAGGTGGAAGAGGCGTTGCAGGGCAACCTGTGCCGCTGCACCGGCTATGCGCCGATCATCCGCGCGGCGATGGCCGCGGGAGAGATTGCAGGGCCGGAGGGTGATCCGTTGTTGGCCGAGCGTGCCGAGGTTGCAGCGCGGCTTGACGCGTTGCGCGATGGGGCGCGGGTTGCGCTTTTGGACGGGTATTTGCCCGCCGATGTGGATGATTTCGCCGCGCTTTATGCCGAGCATGAGACCGCCACGATTGTGGCCGGGGCGACGGACGTGGGCCTTTGGGTGACCAAGTTCCTGCGCGAGATTTCTCCGGCGATATTCATTGGCCAGTTGCAGGGCTTGCAGGAGATTGAAACGCAGGGCGGAGAGATACGGATCGGCGCAGGGGTGAGTTATACCGATGCGGCGCCGGTGCTCTGCGAGGCGTTTGCGCATTTGGCGCCTTATTGGAGCCGGATCGCTGGTTGGCAGGTGCGCAATGCGGGGACCGTGGGCGGGAATATCGCCAACGGGTCGCCCATTGGGGACACGCCGCCGGTTCTGATCGCGTTGAACGCGCGGGTTGTTTTGCGCTTCGGAACGGAGCGGCGGGAGCTGCCTTTGGAGGCGTTTTTCATCGAGTATGGCAAGCAGGACCGCAAAAAGGGCGAGTTTGTCGAGGCGATCGTCGTGCCATTGCCGGACGCGGGCGTTCACCACGCGGCCTATAAGATTTCGAAACGTCGGGACGAGGACATTTCGTCGGTCGCAGCGGGCTTTGCGGTGACGGTGCAGGGCGGGCGGATCACGGCGGCGCGTCTGGCGTTTGGCGGCATGGCGGGCGTTCCGAAGCGGGCGCAGGCCGCAGAGGCGGCGTTGGTCGGGCAGGCGTTTGACGCCGCGAGTTTTGAGGCGGCGGCCAAGGCGTTGGCGCAGGATTTCGAGCCGCTGAGCGATTGGCGTGCTTCGGCCGGGTATCGCATGTTGGCGGCGCAAAACCTGATCCGGCGTTTTTGGGCCGAAAAGGGCGCAGGCGACAGGGCGCAGTTGGAAAGGGAAAGCGCATGA
- a CDS encoding LysR family transcriptional regulator: MSYIENIRTFVRVYELGSMSAAARDQRISPAVASSRISQLEEHLNARLFQRTTRKLNPTEQGRIFYDGATRVLDAVAEAEAGVGAVTRDPRGTIYTAAPLGLGRRVIAPALPGFKSEFPLINIRLRLSDRKLDITGEGFDVMFMLGTPEDSSLRIRKFADCPRLLCAAPSYLSNRGTPTSPEQLTDGTHDCLNLRFPGAREFQWPLQTGDGVQRFAVTGPFESDDGDVLTNWALTGQGIILKPTFEVAEHLASGALVPVLPDTPPIPVQLAALYTHRRKQDAKVRLFLDYIGPRIAAALKASAQPS; the protein is encoded by the coding sequence ATGTCCTATATTGAGAATATCCGAACATTCGTGCGTGTCTATGAATTGGGCTCCATGTCCGCGGCGGCACGCGATCAACGGATCTCGCCCGCGGTGGCCTCTTCGCGGATTTCTCAGCTTGAGGAGCACCTCAACGCGCGGCTCTTCCAACGCACCACGCGCAAGCTCAACCCGACCGAACAGGGGCGCATTTTCTATGACGGGGCCACCCGCGTTCTTGATGCCGTGGCCGAGGCCGAAGCCGGTGTCGGCGCCGTCACCCGCGACCCGCGCGGCACAATCTACACCGCCGCGCCGCTTGGCTTGGGCCGGCGTGTCATCGCCCCCGCGCTGCCCGGTTTTAAATCCGAATTCCCGTTGATTAACATTCGCTTACGCCTGTCCGATCGCAAGCTCGACATCACCGGCGAAGGCTTTGACGTGATGTTCATGCTCGGCACGCCCGAAGACAGCTCCCTGCGCATCCGCAAGTTCGCCGATTGCCCCCGCCTGCTCTGCGCCGCGCCCTCCTACCTTTCCAATCGTGGCACCCCGACCAGCCCGGAACAGCTCACCGATGGCACCCATGATTGCCTCAACCTGCGCTTTCCCGGTGCGCGCGAATTTCAATGGCCGCTGCAAACCGGCGACGGGGTCCAACGCTTTGCCGTCACCGGCCCGTTTGAGAGCGATGACGGCGATGTGCTCACAAATTGGGCGCTCACGGGTCAGGGCATCATCCTCAAACCCACCTTCGAAGTGGCCGAGCATCTCGCCTCCGGCGCTCTCGTCCCCGTGCTGCCCGACACGCCGCCCATCCCGGTGCAGCTTGCCGCGCTCTATACCCATCGCCGTAAGCAAGACGCCAAAGTACGCCTGTTCCTCGACTACATCGGCCCCCGCATCGCCGCCGCGTTAAAGGCATCCGCGCAACCGTCCTGA
- a CDS encoding urate hydroxylase PuuD encodes MFETAILWDWAGFAVRWVHVITAIAWIGSSFYFIALDLGLRREGDLRGADGEEWQVHGGGFYHVRKYLVAPEAMPEHLTWFKWESYSTWLSGAALLMIVYWAGGELYLIDQGKAELALWQGIVISAASLTIGWLVYDFLCKSGLGEKPTLLMLLLFALLVVMGWGYDQIFTGRAMMLHLGAFTATIMTANVFFIIMPNQRVVVADLKAGRKPDPKYGKIAKLRSTHNNYLTLPVIFLMLSNHYPLAFATKWNWVIAALVFLMGVTIRHFFNSMHARKGKPWWTWGATAALFAAIVWLSTLGPDMPAPEEEVMGPGAVKFAEAEGFEGVYYIVAGRCSMCHAEEPGYDGILHAPKGVVLETEAQVARYAKDIYLQAGMSVAMPPANVSYIEPDERLAIVRWYRAATGAEMASVE; translated from the coding sequence ATGTTTGAAACGGCGATCCTATGGGACTGGGCCGGGTTTGCGGTGCGGTGGGTGCATGTCATCACGGCGATTGCGTGGATTGGGTCATCGTTTTACTTTATCGCGCTGGATTTGGGTTTGCGCCGCGAGGGTGATTTGCGCGGCGCAGACGGCGAGGAATGGCAGGTGCATGGCGGCGGGTTTTACCATGTGCGCAAATACCTTGTCGCGCCGGAGGCGATGCCCGAGCACCTGACATGGTTCAAATGGGAGAGCTATTCCACCTGGCTTTCCGGTGCGGCGCTTTTGATGATCGTCTATTGGGCCGGGGGCGAGCTTTACCTGATTGATCAGGGCAAGGCGGAGTTGGCGCTGTGGCAGGGGATCGTGATTTCGGCGGCGTCGCTGACCATTGGCTGGCTGGTCTATGATTTCCTGTGCAAGAGCGGGTTGGGTGAAAAGCCGACGCTGCTTATGCTGTTGTTGTTCGCGTTGTTGGTGGTGATGGGCTGGGGCTATGACCAGATATTCACCGGGCGGGCGATGATGTTGCATCTGGGCGCGTTCACGGCGACGATCATGACGGCGAATGTGTTTTTCATCATCATGCCGAACCAGCGGGTGGTGGTGGCGGACCTGAAAGCGGGGCGCAAGCCGGACCCGAAGTATGGCAAGATTGCCAAGCTGCGCTCGACCCATAACAACTATCTGACGTTGCCGGTGATTTTCCTGATGCTGAGCAATCACTATCCGCTGGCGTTTGCGACCAAGTGGAACTGGGTTATCGCGGCGTTGGTGTTCCTTATGGGCGTGACGATCCGGCATTTTTTCAACTCGATGCATGCGCGCAAGGGCAAGCCGTGGTGGACATGGGGCGCGACGGCGGCGTTGTTCGCGGCGATTGTGTGGTTGTCGACCTTGGGGCCGGATATGCCCGCGCCTGAGGAAGAGGTGATGGGACCGGGTGCGGTGAAATTCGCCGAGGCCGAGGGGTTCGAGGGTGTCTATTACATCGTCGCCGGGCGCTGTTCGATGTGTCATGCAGAGGAGCCGGGCTATGACGGGATACTGCATGCGCCCAAGGGGGTTGTTTTGGAAACCGAGGCACAGGTGGCGCGCTATGCCAAAGACATCTACCTTCAGGCGGGGATGAGCGTGGCGATGCCGCCCGCGAACGTGAGTTACATCGAGCCGGACGAGCGTCTGGCGATTGTGCGCTGGTATCGCGCGGCAACAGGGGCCGAAATGGCGAGTGTGGAGTAG
- a CDS encoding FadR family transcriptional regulator, producing MPFQPIHPEKLSTTVVRQIELLILRGILHAGERLPSERELSEKLGVSRPSLREAIAELQASGLLTSRAGSGIFVADVLGSAFSPALVRLFSEHTEAAADYLSFRRDMEGLAAERAARYGSDLDLQVIDTACQQMVAAHAATPPNAEKEAALDTAFHLAIIDASHNVVMLHMMRSMYDLLSGGVFYNRAQMFLEPSGRADLLDQHKAINAAIQLRDGIGARAAVETHLDYVGAALAAQRKAEQNDMIARQQSTTPGPALKQPADRTASGLPATTLSR from the coding sequence ATGCCGTTTCAACCGATCCACCCGGAAAAACTCTCAACCACTGTCGTGCGTCAGATCGAACTGCTGATTCTGCGCGGCATTCTCCACGCCGGAGAGCGCCTCCCCTCCGAACGCGAGCTCAGCGAAAAGCTCGGCGTCTCCCGCCCGTCCCTGCGCGAAGCCATTGCCGAGCTTCAGGCCTCCGGCCTGCTGACCTCGCGGGCCGGGTCGGGCATCTTTGTGGCTGATGTGCTTGGCTCGGCCTTCTCGCCCGCCCTCGTGCGCCTGTTCAGCGAACATACCGAGGCCGCCGCCGACTACCTCAGCTTTCGACGCGACATGGAAGGCCTCGCCGCCGAGCGGGCCGCCCGCTATGGCTCCGATCTCGACCTGCAGGTGATCGACACAGCCTGCCAGCAGATGGTCGCCGCCCACGCCGCCACGCCCCCCAATGCCGAAAAAGAAGCCGCGCTCGACACCGCCTTTCACCTCGCGATCATCGACGCGTCTCACAACGTGGTCATGCTGCATATGATGCGCTCAATGTATGACCTGCTCAGCGGCGGCGTGTTCTATAACCGCGCTCAGATGTTCCTCGAACCATCCGGGCGCGCCGACCTGCTCGACCAGCACAAGGCGATCAACGCCGCCATTCAACTGCGCGACGGCATCGGCGCCCGCGCCGCCGTTGAAACCCACCTCGACTACGTCGGCGCCGCCCTCGCCGCTCAGCGCAAGGCCGAGCAGAACGACATGATCGCCCGCCAGCAATCGACCACGCCGGGCCCGGCCCTCAAACAACCCGCTGACCGGACGGCCTCGGGCTTGCCCGCAACCACGCTATCTCGTTGA
- a CDS encoding DMT family transporter: MTPSQSGHLAMLAFSALVAGSFSLGAMAAPHIAPAALNAPRFLLAAVLVGAAALATTGLPREAARAPWRYFVLGGTFAAYFVLMFEGLKTAPAVSAAAVFTLTPLITAAVGYVLLRQVTTPRMALALSLGALGAIWVIFRGDWAALRAFEIGRGEAIYFVGCIAHAFYTPLVRLLNRGEAPVVFTFGMLVAGGIVVTAYGWSDIRATDWAALPGIVWITLVYIAVFASAMTFVLLQFATLRLPSAKVMAYTYLTPSWVIVWEFALGHAVPPGLVLVGVAVTVVALLILLKDEEH; this comes from the coding sequence ATGACGCCGTCGCAGAGTGGACATCTGGCGATGCTGGCATTTTCGGCACTGGTGGCCGGGTCATTCTCGCTTGGGGCGATGGCGGCGCCGCATATTGCGCCCGCAGCGTTGAACGCGCCGCGGTTCTTGCTGGCGGCGGTGCTGGTGGGCGCGGCGGCCTTGGCCACAACCGGCTTGCCGCGCGAGGCGGCGCGCGCACCGTGGCGGTATTTCGTGCTTGGCGGCACCTTTGCGGCCTATTTCGTGCTGATGTTCGAAGGGCTCAAGACCGCGCCGGCGGTGTCGGCGGCGGCGGTGTTCACGCTGACGCCGCTGATCACGGCGGCGGTCGGCTATGTATTATTGCGCCAAGTCACCACGCCGCGCATGGCGCTGGCCTTGAGCCTTGGGGCGCTGGGCGCGATCTGGGTGATTTTTCGCGGTGACTGGGCGGCGTTGCGGGCGTTCGAGATCGGGCGGGGCGAGGCGATCTACTTTGTCGGCTGCATCGCGCATGCGTTCTATACGCCATTGGTGCGCTTGCTGAACCGGGGAGAAGCGCCGGTGGTGTTCACCTTTGGCATGCTGGTCGCGGGGGGAATTGTCGTGACCGCCTATGGCTGGAGCGATATTCGCGCCACCGATTGGGCGGCTTTGCCGGGGATCGTGTGGATCACATTGGTTTATATCGCGGTGTTTGCCAGCGCGATGACCTTTGTGTTGCTGCAATTTGCGACGCTGCGCCTGCCGTCGGCCAAGGTGATGGCCTATACGTATCTTACGCCGTCGTGGGTGATCGTGTGGGAATTCGCGCTGGGCCATGCGGTGCCGCCGGGGCTGGTGCTGGTCGGGGTGGCGGTGACGGTGGTGGCGCTGTTGATCCTGCTCAAGGATGAGGAGCACTGA
- the uraH gene encoding hydroxyisourate hydrolase, with the protein MAGYLTTHVLDTARGCPAEGIKIVLYDLTDGGRKVLAETVTNADGRTDAPILPQEAFKVGTYELVFYAGAYLRKSGQAGDAPLFLDEVPIRFGMREAESHYHVPLLLSAYGYSTYRGS; encoded by the coding sequence ATGGCGGGATATTTGACAACGCATGTATTGGACACGGCGCGGGGCTGTCCGGCAGAGGGCATCAAGATTGTGCTTTATGATCTGACCGACGGCGGGCGGAAGGTTTTGGCCGAGACAGTGACCAACGCGGATGGCCGCACCGATGCGCCGATCCTGCCGCAGGAGGCGTTCAAGGTGGGAACCTATGAGTTGGTCTTTTACGCCGGGGCGTACCTGCGCAAGAGCGGGCAGGCGGGGGACGCACCGCTGTTTCTTGACGAAGTGCCGATCCGGTTCGGCATGCGCGAGGCGGAGTCGCATTATCACGTGCCGCTGTTGTTGTCGGCATATGGGTATTCGACCTATCGCGGCAGCTAA
- a CDS encoding AtpZ/AtpI family protein: protein MSEPGPEERLKQLEEKIAAAKKAEDVTRHQDEHYSKAQQGWRMVIEMVAGVLIGFGMGYGLDSLFGTLPIFLVVFTLLGFIAGVRVMMRTAQEFQAKELGESPHEDENEGV from the coding sequence ATGTCCGAGCCCGGTCCCGAAGAGCGTCTAAAGCAGCTTGAAGAGAAGATCGCGGCAGCCAAAAAGGCAGAGGACGTAACCCGCCATCAGGACGAGCACTATTCCAAGGCCCAGCAGGGGTGGCGGATGGTGATCGAGATGGTGGCCGGTGTTCTGATCGGTTTTGGCATGGGGTACGGGCTGGATAGCCTGTTCGGGACGCTCCCGATCTTCCTCGTGGTGTTTACATTGCTGGGCTTTATTGCCGGTGTCCGCGTCATGATGCGAACCGCGCAGGAGTTTCAGGCGAAAGAATTGGGCGAAAGCCCGCACGAAGACGAAAACGAAGGGGTTTAG
- a CDS encoding F0F1 ATP synthase subunit C, giving the protein MEGDIAQMGQFIGAGLASIGMGGAAVGVGNVVGNFLSGALRNPSAAGGQTATMFIGIAFAEALGIFSFLVALLLMFAV; this is encoded by the coding sequence ATGGAAGGCGATATCGCACAAATGGGTCAATTCATCGGCGCAGGCCTGGCATCCATCGGTATGGGTGGCGCAGCTGTCGGTGTGGGCAATGTTGTTGGCAACTTCCTGTCGGGCGCTCTGCGTAACCCGTCGGCTGCTGGTGGCCAAACCGCGACCATGTTCATCGGCATCGCGTTTGCGGAAGCTCTGGGGATCTTCTCGTTCCTCGTCGCGCTTCTGCTGATGTTCGCCGTCTAA
- a CDS encoding F0F1 ATP synthase subunit B has protein sequence MRSIATLIALLTASPAFAAGGGAFVSLANTDFVVLIAFIVFLAVLVYFKVPGMIGGLLDKRAEGIQDELNEARKLREEAQSVLASYERKQKEVAAQSERIVAHAKEEARLAAEQAKEDLKTSIARRLAAAEDQIASAEAAAVKEVRDQAVNVAIAAAKDVIAKQMTAANGNKLIDDAIADVQTKLH, from the coding sequence ATGCGGAGCATAGCAACACTCATCGCCCTTTTGACGGCAAGCCCGGCGTTTGCTGCTGGTGGCGGGGCGTTTGTCTCGCTGGCCAACACGGATTTCGTGGTTCTGATCGCGTTCATCGTGTTCCTTGCTGTGCTGGTCTATTTCAAGGTGCCCGGCATGATCGGTGGCTTGTTGGACAAGCGTGCCGAAGGCATTCAGGACGAGTTGAACGAGGCGCGTAAGCTGCGTGAAGAGGCCCAGAGCGTTCTGGCGTCCTATGAGCGCAAGCAAAAGGAAGTGGCGGCGCAATCCGAGCGGATCGTGGCCCACGCCAAAGAAGAAGCGCGTCTTGCGGCGGAGCAGGCCAAGGAAGATCTGAAGACCTCGATTGCGCGCCGGTTGGCCGCGGCAGAGGATCAGATCGCCAGCGCCGAAGCTGCTGCTGTGAAGGAAGTTCGCGATCAGGCGGTTAACGTCGCGATTGCTGCGGCGAAGGACGTGATCGCCAAGCAGATGACCGCGGCGAACGGCAACAAGCTGATCGACGACGCCATCGCGGATGTACAAACCAAGCTGCATTGA
- a CDS encoding metalloregulator ArsR/SmtB family transcription factor, producing the protein MSDTLDATFAALADPTRRAILTMLLEDDMAVTDVADPFEMSLAAISKHLGILTRAGLISQEKRGRVKWCKLEPDAMRDASVWMQGFGQFEPVNLDAFERFLANELDEGDTA; encoded by the coding sequence ATGAGCGACACGCTAGATGCCACTTTTGCCGCGCTGGCCGATCCCACGCGCCGGGCGATCCTGACCATGCTTCTCGAAGATGACATGGCGGTCACCGACGTGGCCGACCCGTTTGAGATGAGCCTCGCCGCGATTTCCAAACACCTCGGCATCCTCACCCGCGCCGGGTTGATTTCGCAGGAAAAGCGCGGGCGCGTGAAATGGTGCAAGCTCGAACCCGACGCCATGCGCGACGCCTCGGTCTGGATGCAGGGCTTTGGCCAATTCGAGCCGGTCAACCTCGACGCATTCGAGCGGTTCCTGGCGAACGAGCTGGACGAGGGCGACACCGCCTGA
- a CDS encoding F0F1 ATP synthase subunit B': MATQTNGAEVTSACLNEVGGAIGMPQLCGEWMGNQIFWLVVALVVIFFILSRVALPRIASVLAERQGTITNDIAAAEDLKQKALDAEDAYNKALADARAEANRIVGEAKAEMQADLDTEIAKADAQIAAKAAESGKVIEEIRAGALDAVKVVAKDAAKDIVAAMGGKADAKTITSAVTARMKG, encoded by the coding sequence ATGGCAACCCAAACAAATGGGGCCGAAGTGACCAGTGCCTGCCTTAACGAGGTAGGCGGCGCGATCGGTATGCCGCAGCTTTGCGGCGAATGGATGGGCAACCAGATTTTCTGGCTGGTCGTCGCGCTTGTGGTGATCTTCTTCATCTTGTCGCGCGTAGCACTGCCGCGGATTGCGTCGGTGTTGGCAGAGCGTCAGGGCACGATCACCAATGATATTGCAGCGGCAGAAGACCTGAAGCAGAAGGCTCTGGACGCTGAAGACGCCTATAACAAGGCATTGGCAGACGCGCGGGCGGAAGCAAACCGTATCGTCGGGGAAGCCAAGGCCGAGATGCAGGCTGATCTGGATACGGAAATCGCCAAGGCGGACGCTCAGATTGCGGCCAAGGCGGCGGAAAGCGGCAAGGTGATCGAAGAGATCCGTGCCGGTGCATTGGACGCGGTTAAAGTCGTGGCCAAAGACGCAGCCAAAGACATCGTTGCGGCGATGGGCGGCAAAGCCGATGCCAAGACGATCACATCGGCCGTCACGGCCAGAATGAAGGGGTAA
- a CDS encoding F0F1 ATP synthase subunit A, with amino-acid sequence MATDTHSTEAAAHGAEGGSGLVFHPLDQFIVKPLFGDGPVGLFTVTNVTLWMALTIVAIFLMLVVGTSRRAIVPSRSQSVAELAYGFIYKMVEDVTGKDGLKYFPYIMTLFLFIVFANFLGLLPMAFTTTSHIAVTAVMAVAVFLAVTIIGFVKNGVGFLGLFWVSSAPLVLRPILALIEVISYFVRPVSHSIRLAGNMMAGHAVIKVFAAFAALLAISPFAILAISAIYALEVLVAFIQAYVFTILTCVYLKDALHPSH; translated from the coding sequence GTGGCAACCGATACGCACAGCACAGAAGCCGCAGCCCATGGTGCCGAAGGTGGCTCGGGGTTGGTTTTTCATCCGCTGGACCAGTTCATCGTGAAGCCGCTGTTCGGTGACGGCCCGGTTGGGTTGTTTACCGTGACCAACGTGACGCTTTGGATGGCGCTGACGATTGTGGCGATTTTCCTGATGCTGGTGGTTGGCACGTCGCGCCGCGCCATCGTGCCGTCGCGCTCGCAGTCGGTGGCTGAGCTGGCCTATGGCTTTATCTATAAGATGGTTGAGGACGTGACCGGCAAGGATGGTCTGAAATACTTCCCGTATATCATGACGCTGTTCCTGTTCATTGTCTTTGCCAACTTCCTCGGGTTGTTGCCGATGGCCTTTACCACGACCAGCCATATTGCCGTGACCGCGGTTATGGCGGTTGCTGTTTTCCTCGCTGTGACGATCATCGGGTTTGTGAAAAACGGTGTTGGCTTCCTCGGTCTCTTCTGGGTGTCGAGCGCGCCGCTGGTGTTGCGCCCCATTCTGGCTCTGATCGAGGTGATCTCTTACTTCGTGCGCCCGGTCAGCCATTCGATCCGGCTTGCGGGCAACATGATGGCCGGCCACGCCGTGATCAAAGTGTTTGCGGCCTTTGCCGCGCTGCTGGCGATCTCGCCTTTCGCGATCCTTGCGATCTCGGCGATCTATGCGCTTGAGGTGCTGGTGGCCTTTATTCAGGCCTATGTCTTTACCATTCTGACGTGCGTTTACCTGAAGGACGCGCTGCATCCGAGCCACTAA
- a CDS encoding GAF domain-containing protein translates to MTIDVTFPSEQQLGSSPNLFDIGIVDGCETEAYDRFTRLTTLTIDVPISLISIVQEEKDRQFFTSQIGLPAVWAEKRQIPLSHSFCRLVKRDNCPLIVEDASDDTRVRENLAIPDLGVRAYLGVPIHDALNDPIGALCAVQSSPRSWTPADIEILLSYAACVDEQTRLQTALLVHTMSC, encoded by the coding sequence ATGACAATCGATGTTACCTTTCCCTCCGAGCAACAACTCGGTTCCTCGCCCAATTTGTTTGACATCGGAATTGTCGACGGGTGCGAAACCGAAGCTTATGATCGGTTCACACGCCTGACCACCCTCACAATCGACGTGCCGATCTCGCTCATCTCGATCGTGCAGGAGGAAAAGGACCGCCAGTTTTTTACCAGTCAGATCGGCCTTCCCGCGGTTTGGGCCGAGAAACGTCAAATCCCGCTCAGCCATTCTTTCTGCCGGTTGGTCAAACGTGACAATTGCCCGCTGATCGTCGAAGACGCCTCGGATGACACCCGCGTACGCGAGAATCTTGCAATCCCCGATCTGGGCGTGCGCGCCTATCTCGGCGTGCCGATCCATGACGCCCTCAACGACCCCATCGGCGCACTCTGTGCGGTCCAAAGCTCCCCGCGCAGTTGGACACCGGCGGACATTGAAATTCTGCTCAGCTATGCCGCCTGCGTCGATGAACAAACCCGGCTGCAAACCGCGTTATTGGTCCACACCATGTCTTGTTAA
- a CDS encoding LysR family transcriptional regulator: protein MDNWDEIRTAYHVAEAGTVSGAATVLGVHHATVIRHIDALEGRLGVKLFQRHARGYTPTEAGEDLLRVARTTDDQFAQLAGRIKGRGEDVSGELLVTALAEVTPVLARALAEFQCAHPALVVRLLSGDRLFRLEYGEAHVAVRASAEAPGEPDNVVQRLMRMEVGMYASPDYLARHGTPKGLDDLKAHTFIGPDNLDSRAPFFEWLRRELPEVRMSFRTDDHRAHEQAVFAGAGIGFLPRSEAARFGKLHEVMPPLQEWGVPLWLVTHMDLHRTAKVQALLRFLKARMQDGTFAAVPDGQQAETRDVKE from the coding sequence ATGGACAATTGGGACGAGATCAGAACCGCCTATCACGTGGCCGAGGCGGGCACGGTGAGCGGTGCGGCGACGGTGCTGGGCGTGCATCATGCCACAGTGATCCGCCATATCGACGCCTTGGAAGGGCGGCTGGGCGTGAAGCTGTTCCAGCGTCATGCGCGGGGGTACACGCCGACCGAAGCGGGCGAGGATCTGTTGCGTGTGGCACGCACCACGGATGACCAGTTCGCCCAGTTGGCCGGGCGGATCAAGGGCCGGGGCGAGGATGTTTCGGGCGAATTGTTGGTCACGGCATTGGCCGAGGTGACGCCGGTTTTGGCGCGTGCGTTGGCGGAGTTTCAATGCGCGCATCCCGCGCTTGTCGTGCGATTGTTATCGGGTGACCGGTTGTTCCGGCTGGAATACGGCGAAGCGCATGTTGCCGTGCGCGCCAGCGCCGAAGCGCCGGGGGAGCCGGACAACGTGGTTCAGCGGCTGATGCGGATGGAGGTGGGAATGTATGCCAGCCCCGACTATCTGGCGCGCCATGGCACGCCCAAGGGGCTAGACGATCTGAAGGCGCATACGTTTATCGGGCCGGACAATTTGGACTCGCGCGCGCCGTTTTTTGAGTGGCTGCGGCGGGAGTTGCCTGAGGTGCGGATGTCGTTCCGCACGGATGATCACCGCGCCCATGAACAGGCCGTTTTCGCGGGGGCCGGGATTGGGTTTCTGCCGCGCAGCGAGGCGGCGCGGTTTGGTAAATTGCACGAGGTCATGCCGCCGCTTCAGGAGTGGGGTGTGCCGCTCTGGCTGGTCACGCATATGGACTTGCACCGCACCGCCAAGGTGCAGGCGCTGCTGCGGTTTCTGAAGGCCCGGATGCAGGACGGGACATTTGCGGCGGTGCCAGACGGGCAGCAGGCCGAGACGCGGGATGTAAAAGAATGA